Genomic segment of Oncorhynchus keta strain PuntledgeMale-10-30-2019 chromosome 12, Oket_V2, whole genome shotgun sequence:
TGTGGTGGAGGAGATGCAGAAGCTCCTGAAGATGGACAGTAAGATCTGTGCCATCCCCCAGGAGATCATGCTGGGGACGggagaacaggtgtgtgtgtttgggatttACATGTTTGTACAGCTGATCTCATCCCACCCCTCCCATGGGGCGGTCATTCTCTAACCCCAGGTGGGAACAGTGCCTGTAAATCCCTCTGATGTTACAAGTTCTTACTTTGTAAACATAGACTTTCAATGGATATTTAAATCTAACTTCAACTACAAATATTGAACATTAGCTGGGAAACCGGCTGTCTGTCAGCCACAAAACCCACTTAAACTGAGAATTTAACATGAACATACTCATGTGAGAATAAACTACTTTATATTTTACTGTACTTTATGATGATTTAAAGAGTAAGCTTGTTTGATAAAATGCAATAACAGAAACGAGAATTATTCTGGATTAGTGATGAACTGGAACGCTATTCAGTTAATAAGGGTTCCTGGTTGCAGGTTTGATTTCCAAATCTTGGAAGATATGTTTAGAGAAGTTGTATAATTGAGAAGTTTTTGTTTTGTGTTTCAATTGTTTTTTATATCACTAGGAATGCAAATGTACTGTTTATGTacgtatgtacagtaccagtcaagagtttggacacacctactcattcaaggggttttctttatttttactattttcgaagttgtagaataatagtggagacatctaaactatgaaataacacataaggaatcatgtagtaaacaaaaaagtgttaaacaaattaaaatatattttatatttgagattcttcaaagtagccactctttgccttgatgacagctttgcacactcttggaattctctcaacatCACCTGGgttgcttttccaacagtcttgaaggagttcccacatatactgagcacttgttggctgcttgtccttcattctgcagtccaactcatcccaaaccatctcaattgggttgaggtcgggtgattgtggaggccaggtcatctgatgtagcaccccatcactctccttcttggtcaaatagcccatacacagcctggaggtgtgttgggtcattgcactgttgaaaaacaaatgattgtcccactaagcgcaaaccagatgggatggcatatcactgcagaatgcggtggtagccatgctggttaagtgtgccttgaattctaaataaatcacagacagtgtcaccagcaaggcaccatcacctcctcctccatgcttcacggtgggaaccacatattcAGAGATCATCCTTTagctactctgcgtctcacaaagacatggcggttgcaACCACAAATCTCAcatttgtactcatcagaccaaaggacagatttccatcagtctaatgcccattgcttgtgtttcttggccgaagcaagtctcttcttattattggtgtcctttagtagtggattctttgcagaaatttgaccatgaaatcctgattcacgcagtctcctctgaacagttgatgttgtgtctgcatttatttgggctgcaatttctgaggccagtaactctaatgaacttatcctctgcagcagagctaactctgggtcttcctttcctatggcggtcctcatgagagccaatttcatcataacgcttgatggtttttgcgactacacttgaaggcactttgaaagttcttgaaatgttctgcattgactgaccttaatgtcttaaagtatgatggactgtcgtttctctttgcttatttgagctgatcttaccataatatggacctggtctttaaccaaataggctatcttctgtataccacctctaccttgtcacaacacaactgactgactgaaatgcattaagaaggaaagaaatgggcctcccgagtggtgcagtggttaagggtgctgtactgcagcgtcagctgtgccaccagagactctgggttcgcgcccaggctctgtcgtaaccggccgcaaccgggaggtccatggggcgatgcacaattggcatagcgtcatccgggttagggagggtttggcccgtagggatatccttgtctcatcgcgcaccagcgactcctgtggcgggccgggtgcagtgcacgctaaccaacaTTGCCAGGTgcaaggtgtttcctccgacacattggtgcggctggcttccgggttggatgcgcgctgtgttaagaagcagtgcggcttggttgggttgtgtatcggaggacgcatgactttcaacctttgtctctcccgagcccgtacgggagttgtagcgatgagacaagataattggataccacgaaaaagggggcaaaatttttattattattttttttttattaaaaaagaaggtgtgcaaagctgtggctacttcgaagaatctcaaatataaaaacttttttggtcactacatgattccatatgtgttatttaatagttttgatgtcttcactattattctacaatgtagaaaatagcaaagaaataaagaaaacccttaaatgtgtgtccaaacttttgactggtatgtaTTTACGTGTGTacaaactgtatatatataaaaacattatCATGTATTTGGCTACAGCAAATACAGTGTCTTATAAACCAATCTGGGCTGGGTATCCTGAAGATACATGACACTATAATAAAATAAATCATATTCAAGGGAATACATATGGGTGACTCATAAGGGTTGTGACTTTGCCAGGTCTCCTCAGGTTTTGACGGATGAAAGCTATGCTCAGTTTCTAGAGAAAACCTTACGTCTGACAAGACGCCAACCTTGCTTAATTACTTAAAAGCGAACATCACTTTTTGACAGGATGAATCAGTATCCTTTACCAAGCACCCAAGATATTTGCCATCAATATTACGCTATTAAATAACACTAATGCCACTGTGAGATTTTGACTAATTTGGGATTTCTCACTTTCTATCTCCAGTTGTTTGACCACATCGCTGCATGCCTGGCTGAGTTCCTGGAGTCTCTGGAGCTGAAGGATCAGACTCTGCCTCTAGGCTTCACCTTCTCCTTCCCCTGCGAGCAGAAAGATATCGACAAGGTCAGTCACACTGCCCCAGAGACACACATACAACAATTATCCATACAAAAAGGAGACATCTGCACGCTTCAATACAGAAATTAAAACATAAACTAGGGGGAGGCATCTCATTCAGTCAGGACTGATATGAGTAGGACATTTTTCGTCCGGTCCCCAGTGGAAAGACAGTCGAGTAGCATCAAGAATGTAATTCAAGGATAGTTATGTTGTGGTGGTCAATTCCCATTTTAATTGTATAACACACTGTGTGAGAATACTGTAGCTAATGGGACCTGAACTTCCAGAGCCTCCTGATCCACTGGACCAAAGGCTTTAACTGTTCCGGAGTGGTAGGAGAGGACGTTGTGAGGTTACTGAGAGAAGCCATCCACAGGAGAGGGGTGAGTCTATAGGCCTCTTTGAACCATACAACTATCATCATTATTGCAAGATACAACTATCGCCACTTCTCCACAAAAAATGTTTTACCAAATGAAAAACATTTAATGttattactacagtattatatagttaATATTGGCACAAAATGGTGTATTTTACAGATAGGTACTTGTAACTTTTGCTTGAAGTGGTACCCTCAaacttctcttctcttcccttctctctctctctctctctctctctctctctctctctctctctctctctctctctctctctctctctctctctcttactcccttaGGATTATGACATTGGTTCCGTTGCCATGGTGAATGACACGGTGGGGACCATGATGAGCTGTGGATACAGGGACCAGAGCTGTGAAATTGGCATGATCATTGGTAGGTAGCGCCTAACTTTACTGCAGCCACACTACTGCAACCATTGAATTAGAGAAAATAACACAAATAAAAGCATAATATGAGATGTGTCCCATTTAGCCTAGCAAGTGAAGGAGAGAGTGACTGTCGTAACCATATAGAAcagcaccaatttgtaagtcgctctggataagagcgtctgctaaatgacttaaatgtaatgtaaatgtaatagtatCATGTTATTAAAAGAACACATGCATGTAGGTTAGGGATGTCAAGGATAACCATGGAGAGTCATatttgggctcccaagtggcacagcagtctaaggcactgcatatcagtgctagaggcgtcattacagaccctgtttcgattccaggctgaatcacaaccggccgtgattaggaggcccatagggcggcgcacaattggcccagcgtcatccgggttagggtttctcaggggtaggccgtcattgtaaataagaatttgttcttaactgacctgcctagttcaataaaggttcaataaaaaatatatatatatatcttgaaACACATCATGTAGTTTCTAGCACTTTCACACTGCAATGTGGCTCCCTCTGCTGGAGATGAAGGCAACATGGttttgtgtgcgtgcatgtgcctATGTGTTTGCATGTGTTTCTGTCTAACCATTGTCTTTGCCTCCCCAGGGACGGGGACGAATGCATGTTACATGGAGGAGATCAAAaacgtgaagagagtagagggggaAGACGGCCGCATGTGCATCAACACAGAGTGGGGGGGATTTGGAGACGACGGATccctaaaggacatccagactGAGTTTGACCTGGTGGTGGATCAAGACTCACTCAACCCAGGcgttcatgtgtatgtgtttttCATTCATGAGCAGTTGAAAGTACATAGCTAAAGTACATAAAATACAGCTATGACTGTAACTTCTATGCTTGGCTCTCTTGACTACATCCTGGCCCATTTATCGACTCTCTGTTGTATgcttgtgtgtctgtctctgtatccaGCTTTGAGAAGATGATCAGTGGGATGTACCTGGGAGAGATAGCCAGGCTGGTGTTGGTGAAGCTGGCTCGGGACAAGCTACTGTTTGGAGGAGATCTATCAGTGGCCTTGCTCACACAGGACAGCTTTGAGACCAGATTCATCTCCGAGATAGAGGAGTGAGTGACAGACACGCCATGCTCTTATGTGTCATATATCTACTTACACAGATCCTAAATATAGCAGTTATTTTTAAATATGAATGTACTACATAATACAGAAGCTTCCATTGTGTAGCAATGAGAAAAATGAGGTGTCTTTACAACTATATTATACCATTTACCATCAATAGGCCTTCTCAGTCAGTTTAATCCTTAACAACCTATCTATTTGAAATCCATGTATGTCACTTATATCAGCTTGCATTCATACCAAAGTATATTGATGGATTACTCAACTGACCAGTGTTGCTTGTCTCAGGGAGAACACAGGACTGCAAAAGGCCCAGGAGATTCTGTCAAAGCTAGACCTGCCTGCCGGGCCTGTGGACTGTCAGATTGTGCGTCTGGTGTGTGACTCTCTCTCCACACGCTCGGCCCAGTTGTGTGCCACTGCCTTGGCAACCATTGCCAACCGTATCCGTGTCAACCGTGGACTGGACCATCTAAGCACCACAGTGGGGGTGGACGGCACAGTATACAAGAAACACCCCAAGTATGTTCACCTCAAATAGAAATTATATGACGTTTTTCACAGGGTTATTTCATTGAAAGATACAACTAAATCCTGCTTTTATTTGTCACTTGATTGAATGGAGGATATCCTCTTGTGCATGCCGTAACTGTGGATTTCCTGCCTTATTTTCCTTAGTGTATTCACAAGTGGCTGAATCTCAATATCTCAGTCTTACCACTATCCTCCCTTCCTAAAGTGAATTATATTCCTCTCTCAACCTTAACCCTACCTTTCCACTCACTCTGTCTAAATGCAGGAATTTCACATGATGGAACTATTTAATGGAATAAGCTATTTCGTGTCAAGTGAGATTGTATTTAGTGTCAGGTGAGATTGAACTCTCAGGACCTATGTCAGTGTCAGGTGTCCAGGTAACCATACATTGATTTAActatcccccctgtctctctcaacaCGGTCCCTGCCCCACCCCCCCAAACGCTTTTCCCCTCCAGCTTCAGTGAGAAGCTCCAGGAGACCGTACGCATCCTGGCCCCCAAGTGTGATATCACTTTCCTCCTCTCCGACGACGGCAGCGGGAAGGGAGCTGCCATGGTAACGGCAGTGGCACAGAGGCTGGCCATGCAGTCTCGGATACTAGAGGACAtcgatggagaggaggaagaggaggaggatgaagaaaaTTAAGCCATGTATTCGACCAGACAACTTGAAATGCAGTACCATGAAAATGCTTTTGTCATAGACAAAGATTGTAAGGTAGGGGAGACCAGGGAACAAAGTAGGAAATAGTCTACTTTTAGTCTTTAGCTTATTTGTGAAAATATTATTTGAGTTAGATTTATCATATTTTTATGCAAACATAGTgcagtcggaaagtattcaaacgccttaactttttccagattttgttgtgttacagcctcattctaaaattgattaaataccccataaggacaaagtcaaaacatgttttaaaaatgtttgcaaatttattcaaacaaaaaaactgaaatatcacttttacataagtactcagacccttaactcagtactttgttgaagcaaccttggcagcaattacagccaggagtcttcttgggtctgaagctacaagcttagcacagcTCTATTTGgagagtttatcccattcttcgctgcagatcatctcaagctctgtcaggttgcatgggaagcgtcactgcacagctattttcaggtctctttagagatgttcga
This window contains:
- the LOC118391125 gene encoding hexokinase-2-like, with the protein product MSSTDTNAESDDPVPKGARLSQTVANLDTIPPDTLSEVEECLQPFRLSLGKLQDVSSRLRKDLIRGLGKHTHCRAPVKMLPTFVRATPDGREKGDFLALDLGGTNFRVLHVRVVEEMQKLLKMDSKICAIPQEIMLGTGEQLFDHIAACLAEFLESLELKDQTLPLGFTFSFPCEQKDIDKSLLIHWTKGFNCSGVVGEDVVRLLREAIHRRGDYDIGSVAMVNDTVGTMMSCGYRDQSCEIGMIIGTGTNACYMEEIKNVKRVEGEDGRMCINTEWGGFGDDGSLKDIQTEFDLVVDQDSLNPGVHVFEKMISGMYLGEIARLVLVKLARDKLLFGGDLSVALLTQDSFETRFISEIEEENTGLQKAQEILSKLDLPAGPVDCQIVRLVCDSLSTRSAQLCATALATIANRIRVNRGLDHLSTTVGVDGTVYKKHPNFSEKLQETVRILAPKCDITFLLSDDGSGKGAAMVTAVAQRLAMQSRILEDIDGEEEEEEDEEN